ATTGTCTGCTGCCGATTGAGCGGCACCAGCCAGCCTCCCGCGCCTTCAACGACGACAACATCTGCTGTCTCAGCGATCTGCTGGTAGTGCGTGACGAGGTTCGTCAGATTAATTTCCACGCCGTCTTGTAACGCGGCAATATGTGGCGCAATAGCCGGCGCAAAGGCATATGGATTGAGTTGACTATACGGTGACCGAACCGATGCCGCAGCCTGTAATGCGAGTGCATCCTCATTTTGCAATCCGGTTGCCGTCTGCTCGCAACCACTGGCGACCGGTTTCATCGCAGCAACACGATGCCCCTGTTGTTTTAGGACTTCAATCAATCCAACACTGATTCGGGTTTTCCCCACTTCAGTATCTGTTCCTGTGATAAAAAATCCGCTGCTCATAACCGCCCTTTCAACTGCGCTAAACTGACATGTACACTGCCATCTGCAGCAACTGACTGATAGCGATCAACCGAAAAAGCGTGACCATAAATCACCTCATAGGTTGCCGGTAACTGACCGTCAGCCAGACGAAACTGTTCACTGGCCGCCAGCATTGCCTGTAAGCGATGCCGGCCGGTCAAGCCACGACGCCGACCCGGTAATTGATTACGCGCGCCCAGCAATTTTAAATCACGCATCATCTTTCTGGCATCCGGATAGCCTAACTGATGCCGATCGACATCCAGAACCGCATCTTGTAATCCGCTATCCTGCATGGCCTGCGCCACATCGTGCATATCCAGAAACTGATTCACATGGGGCAAGGCATCTACCGCTGCCCAACTTTGCCGTAACTCAATCAACGTATCCGGACCCAACGTAGTAAACATAAGCACGCCTTCGGGACGAAGCAGACGCTGACACTCAGCGAATACTTTTGTTAGATCACACCACTGAAATGACAGGTTAGCAAAAATCAAATCCACACTATTTGCTTTAAGTGGCAACGATTCAGCATCAGCAACCAGATAGGCCAAACGTTTGTCTGGCACAAATCGTCGCCAGCCAGTCTGCATTCTCTGCTGCGCCTGAACCAGCATCTGCGGCGCAATATCGACGGCTAATAAATCCGCTTTCGGATAGCGTTTCTTGAGTAGTGGCAGATTTCGTCCGGTTCCCGCGCCCAGATCAATGATTTGTTGCGGCTGTATTCGTAATAAGCCCAGCCTGTCCAGTAATTCATCTGCCGTTTGTCGCTGCAACACGGCGACATCATCATAAGACCGGGCTGCGGCTGAAAACGATTGCGCAACGCGTTTTTTATCAGGACGCGGTTCAGTCATGTACCTGTTCTCTAATGAACGCCAGCGTCGGCGCTGGGTGCGATAAAAACGGTGCGTGGCCGGCACCATCAATGATCTGACATTGCAAATCAGGATTTAATTGTTGCGCCGCCACAGCCAGTGAGGAGGGAATCAAATTATCCTGTGCGCCTAACAGCAATCCCACCGGCATAGCCAATTCAGCCAATGCGGTTCTGGCATCTGTTTTTTCCAAACGGGAAAGTCCTGCTGTCAGGGCCGAAGGGTGCGCATGTTGTGTCTGTATCATGATCGTCTGTAACTGCCGGATTGTTTCTCGCGCCTGTTGTGCCCCACGTGCCTGCAACAACAAAAATGACTGCATCACTTGTTGCGGATCCCGATCCAGTGCATCCGAAAAATCAGCAAAATTCCGGGCAGGCATGGCGGTGTGCCACGTTGCATCTGCCACAAATTTCGGTGTTGCTGCCAGCATAATCAATTGGCTGACCCGTTGCGGAAAGGCATGCGCAAATTGCAGCGCAATCAATCCACCCAGTGACCAGCCTACCCAAATCGCGTTCGATGGGAGTTGTTTTGCTAGCTGAGCTAGCAGCCTTTCAGCCGCAAAGTCACCTTCCTGCCAGTCACTATCACCATGGCCAGGTAAATCCACGCAATGTAGCGTAAAGTCATTTTCAAGACAGGACTTGATTGGTTGCCAGACATGACGATTCATGCTCCAGCCATGAACTAACACCATATCCGGTCCCTGCCCGGTCACCTCAATGAACATGGCATTGTTCCAATGCTGACAACAACTGATTCACCTGCACCTCAGTATGTGCGGCGGACAGGGTAATACGAAGTCTTGCCGTATTTTTTGGTACCGTAGGTGGTCGAATCACGCCGGTTAATATGCCATGTTCTTCTAACTGCTGACCTAACTTGAGTGCCTGTTTATCATCGCCAATCAAAATCGGTTGAATTGCAGTTTGCGATGCCATGATCTTTAAACCGAGCTGTGATGCACCTTGCCGGAACTGCTCTATTCTGGCCTGCAATCGTTGCCGATAAGCATCGTCGTGTTGGTTTATTTGCAACGCCGCAAGCGTAGCCGCAGCAATCGCCGGGGGTGGCGCAGTAGTGTAAATATAACTCCGTGCATGCTGTGTCAACGTTTCAATAATCAATTCATCGGCAGCAATAAACGCCCCTGCTGTGCCAAAGGCTTTGCCGAAAGTACCGACTAAAATCGGCTTTTCAGCAATTTGATCGGCAAAATATTGCAGGGTGCCTTTGCCGGCATCTCCGACCACGCCCAGTCCATGCGCATCATCAATCACCACACCGGCATGATGTTGCTTCGCCAATGCCATCAGTTCGGGCAAAGCGACCATATCGCCATCCATGCTGAACACACCATCACTGACAATCAACTTGCGTTCGATATTCGCTGTCTGATGTAAACGCTGGTGCAAACTGGCCATATCATTATGCGCATATCGGTATAGGGTTGCCTGACTCAGTCGGCTGCCATCGAGCAAAGAGGCATGGTTAAGTTTGTCTTGAATAACCACATCACCCCGATTCATAAGACCATCAATCACAGCCAGATTAGCCATATAACCGGTCGCAAATGTCATCACCTTTTGCTGGCCGGTAAACGCCGCTAACGCCATTTCTAACTCATGATGATACTGGCTGTGTCCAGTCAGTAAATGCGCGGCACCACTCCCCACGCCTTCCTGATCTGCCGCTTTTTGAAATGCCTTGACGACTTCAGGGTGGTTGGCAAGGCCCAAATAATCATTGCTGCAAAAGCTGATAAATGCCTGACCATCAACTTTGACGTTAACGCCTTGTGGCCCCTGTCGAAGACGGGGATATCGATATAATCCGTCAGTCTGCCGCTGAACCAGTGCTTGCTGAAGACTTTTGTGCCATGGCAACTGGGCCATCGTTAATTAAGCAGCGGAGCAGTGTTTATCCGTATGCTGCACAATTTCCAGTGGTTTGATACCTAACCGGCGGAACAGTTTTTGATCGTGTTCTGTTGCCGGGTTATCAGTGGTCAGCAATTTTTCACCGTAGAAAATAGAGTTAGCACCAGCCAGGAAGCTCATCGCCTGCAATTCATCAGTCATGTTTTCCCGACCTGCAGACAACCTGACATAAGACTTGGGCATCATAATGCGTGCCACCGCAATCGTGCGAACAAACTCGAAAGAATCGAGATTTTTGATGCCATCAAGTGGTGTGCCTTTAACTTGAACCAGCAAGTTAATTGGCACACTTTCAGGATGACTTGACAGATTGGCCAGACTCCGTAATAAACCAGCCCGATCCCGACGACTTTCCCCCATGCCGACGATGCCGCCACTACAGACATTAATGCCTGCCTCACGAACATGACTTAATGTATCTAAACGATCTTGATAAGTCCGCGTCGAAATAATTTCACCATAAAATTCGGGTGAGGTGTCCAGATTGTGGTTGTAGTAATCAAGCCCGGCATCTTTTAAGCGTTTCGCTTGATGTGCTTCCAGCATACCCAGCGTGACGCAGGTTTCCAGTCCCATATCTTTGACGCCTTCGATCATGGCTGCCACCCGATCCACATCCCGGTCTTTCAGGTTTCGCCATGCGGCACCCATACAGAAACGGCTGGCACCGGTAGACTTGGCCTGCGCTGCGGACTCGAGCACTTTATCCAATGGCATCAAGGGTTCCGCTTTGACGGCAGATTTGTGGTGCGCGCTTTGCGGGCAGTAACCACAATCTTCAGCGCAGCCTCCCGTTTTTATGCTCAACAAGGTACTGATTTGCACGGCATTAGCATCGAAATACTGTCGATGAAGCGTCTGGGCCTGAAACATCAG
The genomic region above belongs to Methylophaga frappieri and contains:
- the bioC gene encoding malonyl-ACP O-methyltransferase BioC, producing the protein MTEPRPDKKRVAQSFSAAARSYDDVAVLQRQTADELLDRLGLLRIQPQQIIDLGAGTGRNLPLLKKRYPKADLLAVDIAPQMLVQAQQRMQTGWRRFVPDKRLAYLVADAESLPLKANSVDLIFANLSFQWCDLTKVFAECQRLLRPEGVLMFTTLGPDTLIELRQSWAAVDALPHVNQFLDMHDVAQAMQDSGLQDAVLDVDRHQLGYPDARKMMRDLKLLGARNQLPGRRRGLTGRHRLQAMLAASEQFRLADGQLPATYEVIYGHAFSVDRYQSVAADGSVHVSLAQLKGRL
- the bioB gene encoding biotin synthase BioB encodes the protein MSKTITEPTPVIRHDWQTSEIEALFDLPFADLMFQAQTLHRQYFDANAVQISTLLSIKTGGCAEDCGYCPQSAHHKSAVKAEPLMPLDKVLESAAQAKSTGASRFCMGAAWRNLKDRDVDRVAAMIEGVKDMGLETCVTLGMLEAHQAKRLKDAGLDYYNHNLDTSPEFYGEIISTRTYQDRLDTLSHVREAGINVCSGGIVGMGESRRDRAGLLRSLANLSSHPESVPINLLVQVKGTPLDGIKNLDSFEFVRTIAVARIMMPKSYVRLSAGRENMTDELQAMSFLAGANSIFYGEKLLTTDNPATEHDQKLFRRLGIKPLEIVQHTDKHCSAA
- the bioD gene encoding dethiobiotin synthase, which gives rise to MSSGFFITGTDTEVGKTRISVGLIEVLKQQGHRVAAMKPVASGCEQTATGLQNEDALALQAAASVRSPYSQLNPYAFAPAIAPHIAALQDGVEINLTNLVTHYQQIAETADVVVVEGAGGWLVPLNRQQTIADLAIALNLPVILVVAIRLGCINHALLTAESVRRSGLTLAGWVANNLTVDPQQENIIAAISERIDAPCLGVVPRLADKSSAADYLMAPVC
- the bioH gene encoding pimeloyl-ACP methyl ester esterase BioH, with translation MFIEVTGQGPDMVLVHGWSMNRHVWQPIKSCLENDFTLHCVDLPGHGDSDWQEGDFAAERLLAQLAKQLPSNAIWVGWSLGGLIALQFAHAFPQRVSQLIMLAATPKFVADATWHTAMPARNFADFSDALDRDPQQVMQSFLLLQARGAQQARETIRQLQTIMIQTQHAHPSALTAGLSRLEKTDARTALAELAMPVGLLLGAQDNLIPSSLAVAAQQLNPDLQCQIIDGAGHAPFLSHPAPTLAFIREQVHD
- the bioF gene encoding 8-amino-7-oxononanoate synthase → MAQLPWHKSLQQALVQRQTDGLYRYPRLRQGPQGVNVKVDGQAFISFCSNDYLGLANHPEVVKAFQKAADQEGVGSGAAHLLTGHSQYHHELEMALAAFTGQQKVMTFATGYMANLAVIDGLMNRGDVVIQDKLNHASLLDGSRLSQATLYRYAHNDMASLHQRLHQTANIERKLIVSDGVFSMDGDMVALPELMALAKQHHAGVVIDDAHGLGVVGDAGKGTLQYFADQIAEKPILVGTFGKAFGTAGAFIAADELIIETLTQHARSYIYTTAPPPAIAAATLAALQINQHDDAYRQRLQARIEQFRQGASQLGLKIMASQTAIQPILIGDDKQALKLGQQLEEHGILTGVIRPPTVPKNTARLRITLSAAHTEVQVNQLLSALEQCHVH